From one Brevibacterium sp. 'Marine' genomic stretch:
- a CDS encoding inorganic phosphate transporter — protein MTNDTLADSSPRLTPRPRFLGPDRWWHICFGLMLAATLVSFTLWSFDFVGAGSNRLVLITTIVFGTFMAFNIGGNDVANSFGTSVGAGTLSMKQALMVAAVFEVSGAVLAGGEVTDTVRSGIVDLGAIDVDPLDFVFIMMSALLGAAIWLLIATKMGWPVSTTHSIIGGIVGAALTLGFVTGTGGLGMVQWGGIGTIAISWVLSPALGGVVAFVLFGAIRRHILVYNDEADAKLREIKTAKAELRQEHKKALERLDEIQQISYTNAMTRDAVLINEPDYDPDELESDYFRRMAAIETERSGLNSHRALETWVPLLAAFGSIVISSMLLFKGLKNLELGISSVGNFLIMAMIGAGVWMAVFIFTKTLKKQTLSRSTFLLFSWMQVFTASAFAFSHGSNDIANAIGPFAAILDVLRTNEINAEAGVPAAAMITCGIALVAGLWFIGRNVIRTVGTGLTKIHPASGFAAELSAAGVVMAASVLGLPVSSTHILIGAILGVGLVNRAANWNLMKPIALAWVITLPAAAAIGAIGLVSLRAIFG, from the coding sequence ATGACGAACGACACCCTCGCAGATTCCTCCCCTCGATTGACGCCCCGACCACGCTTCCTCGGCCCCGACCGCTGGTGGCACATCTGTTTCGGCCTCATGCTGGCGGCGACCCTGGTCTCGTTCACGCTGTGGTCGTTCGACTTCGTCGGAGCCGGGTCCAACCGGCTCGTCCTCATCACGACGATCGTCTTCGGCACGTTCATGGCCTTCAACATCGGTGGCAATGACGTGGCGAACTCCTTCGGCACCTCGGTGGGCGCCGGAACGTTGAGCATGAAGCAGGCGCTCATGGTCGCAGCGGTCTTCGAGGTCAGCGGTGCCGTCCTCGCCGGCGGTGAGGTCACCGACACCGTCCGCAGCGGCATCGTCGACCTCGGCGCGATCGACGTCGATCCCCTCGATTTCGTCTTCATCATGATGTCAGCTCTCCTCGGCGCCGCGATCTGGCTGCTCATCGCCACGAAGATGGGGTGGCCGGTCTCGACCACCCATTCGATCATCGGAGGGATCGTCGGTGCCGCCCTCACCTTGGGATTCGTCACCGGCACCGGCGGATTGGGGATGGTCCAGTGGGGCGGGATCGGCACGATCGCGATCTCCTGGGTGCTCTCCCCGGCGCTGGGCGGCGTGGTCGCCTTCGTGCTCTTCGGCGCGATCAGACGACACATCCTCGTCTACAACGATGAAGCCGATGCGAAGCTGCGCGAGATCAAGACCGCGAAGGCGGAGCTGCGGCAGGAGCACAAGAAGGCCCTCGAACGCCTCGACGAGATCCAGCAGATCTCCTACACCAATGCGATGACCAGGGACGCCGTCCTCATCAACGAACCCGACTATGACCCCGACGAACTCGAATCGGACTACTTCCGCCGCATGGCGGCCATCGAGACCGAGCGCTCGGGGCTGAACTCCCACCGCGCGCTCGAGACCTGGGTGCCGCTGCTGGCGGCCTTCGGCTCAATCGTCATCTCATCGATGCTGCTGTTCAAGGGACTGAAGAACCTCGAACTCGGCATCAGCTCCGTCGGCAACTTCCTCATCATGGCGATGATCGGTGCGGGCGTGTGGATGGCGGTCTTCATCTTCACGAAGACGCTGAAGAAGCAGACTCTGTCACGATCGACCTTCCTCCTCTTCTCATGGATGCAGGTCTTCACGGCATCGGCGTTCGCGTTCAGCCATGGCAGCAATGACATCGCCAATGCGATCGGCCCGTTCGCGGCGATCCTCGACGTGCTGCGGACGAACGAGATCAACGCCGAGGCGGGGGTGCCCGCCGCAGCCATGATCACCTGCGGCATCGCCCTCGTCGCGGGCCTGTGGTTCATCGGCCGCAATGTCATCAGGACGGTCGGCACGGGGCTGACGAAGATCCATCCTGCCTCGGGCTTCGCCGCCGAACTCTCCGCCGCGGGTGTCGTCATGGCCGCCTCGGTGCTCGGACTTCCGGTGTCGAGCACGCACATCCTCATCGGCGCCATCCTCGGTGTCGGGCTCGTCAACCGCGCCGCGAACTGGAATCTCATGAAGCCGATCGCCCTCGCCTGGGTGATCACGTTGCCCGCCGCCGCAGCCATCGGGGCGATCGGACTCGTGTCCCTGCGCGCGATCTTCGGCTGA
- a CDS encoding class I adenylate-forming enzyme family protein has product MPITATILEVAGVDPDRLAIVGGDGQLTYSQLAEGSRTMFAAVDALHSAQTDPPSPAPETHGIPITAVSLTSAFETSRIIAGLAGFRAVSATIDPRWPLSHQVGVITTTGIGLVISDSTHLAEALAAAGWTGTVITAADFRAREAAIDPADTAPPSIREASEPFLMLFSSGTTSNPKAFIKTRQQYRDNVVVSSAHLEPFPGVATLAPGPVSYSLTLYAVIESLATGGSVHVADDFDPFTMGSRIADETITRVVAVPAVVKALAEAARRTPENFHGLDLVVTGGANLPASIRSALADVLPDTRLISYYGAAEIGFIGDSRDGDGTWISIYDTIGVEVRDDSDARLPDGEIGTVWIKAAACSDGYVTGTTGAQLRRPDGWATVGDQGRIENGLLQLAGRAGDIAITGGHKVSLPEIERAFEGFDRGDRHSGQGRLGEVCAIALPDDGLGSIVALVIEPASVPGGGVGTSGTPDKATLLDHARAKLAPQFVPRRFYVLDRLPRTVGGKIRRHEAVDLVMSGKAQRL; this is encoded by the coding sequence ATGCCGATCACCGCGACGATCCTCGAGGTCGCCGGCGTCGACCCCGATCGGCTTGCGATCGTCGGTGGGGACGGACAGCTGACCTACTCGCAGCTCGCCGAGGGCTCGCGGACGATGTTCGCCGCCGTCGACGCCCTCCACAGTGCCCAGACCGACCCACCGAGTCCTGCTCCCGAGACCCACGGCATCCCGATCACGGCCGTCAGCCTCACCTCGGCGTTCGAGACCTCCCGCATCATCGCCGGCCTCGCCGGCTTCCGCGCAGTCTCGGCCACGATCGATCCCCGCTGGCCGTTGAGCCACCAGGTCGGAGTCATCACGACCACCGGCATCGGGCTTGTCATCAGCGACTCGACCCACCTCGCCGAGGCGCTCGCCGCCGCCGGCTGGACCGGGACCGTCATCACCGCCGCCGACTTCCGTGCCCGCGAAGCCGCCATCGATCCCGCCGACACCGCACCGCCGAGCATCCGCGAGGCGTCCGAGCCGTTCCTCATGCTCTTCTCCTCCGGCACGACGAGCAACCCGAAAGCCTTCATCAAGACCCGACAGCAGTACCGCGACAACGTGGTTGTGTCCTCGGCCCACCTCGAACCCTTCCCCGGAGTGGCCACCCTGGCGCCTGGTCCGGTGTCCTACAGCCTCACCCTCTACGCCGTCATCGAATCCCTCGCCACCGGCGGCAGCGTCCACGTCGCCGACGACTTCGACCCCTTCACCATGGGCTCGCGCATCGCCGACGAAACCATCACCCGTGTCGTCGCCGTGCCCGCCGTGGTCAAGGCCCTCGCCGAGGCGGCCCGCCGAACACCTGAGAACTTCCACGGTCTCGACCTCGTCGTCACCGGAGGAGCGAACCTGCCCGCCTCCATCCGCTCGGCACTCGCCGACGTCCTCCCCGACACGCGTTTGATCAGCTACTACGGTGCCGCCGAGATCGGATTCATCGGCGACAGTCGTGATGGCGACGGCACCTGGATCTCGATCTACGACACCATCGGCGTCGAGGTCCGCGACGATTCCGACGCCCGCCTGCCCGACGGAGAGATCGGCACGGTCTGGATCAAGGCCGCCGCCTGCTCGGACGGCTACGTCACCGGCACCACCGGCGCTCAGCTGCGACGCCCCGACGGTTGGGCCACGGTCGGTGACCAGGGGCGGATCGAAAACGGACTCCTCCAACTCGCCGGACGGGCCGGTGACATCGCGATCACCGGAGGGCACAAGGTGTCCCTGCCCGAGATCGAACGCGCCTTCGAGGGATTCGACCGCGGTGATCGGCACTCGGGGCAGGGCCGCCTCGGCGAGGTCTGCGCGATCGCGCTGCCCGACGACGGTCTCGGCAGCATCGTCGCCCTCGTCATCGAACCGGCCTCTGTCCCCGGAGGTGGAGTCGGCACCTCGGGCACGCCCGACAAAGCAACACTGCTCGACCATGCCCGGGCAAAGCTGGCCCCGCAGTTCGTGCCGAGGCGGTTCTACGTACTCGACCGGCTGCCGCGGACCGTCGGCGGGAAGATTCGACGCCATGAAGCCGTTGACCTGGTCATGAGCGGAAAGGCACAGCGGCTGTGA
- a CDS encoding beta-ketoacyl-[acyl-carrier-protein] synthase family protein: protein MRDVIITGLGAITPSGQDPETLWESVRTGTSAIDVLAGERFDDLAVRIGGQITDFDAEEVLPRALARRLSPVQHWAIAAADQALRAGGIESEAEDLPWDRDRTAVIAATGSGPVDAMQAATRRLDADGPRSVPLTLSIHGAPDSAAALISQRFDLRGPGQGVSATCASGAIGLGEAMRRIRHGYADAVLVVGMEDCLGPVNLASNANMRALAAGYEDDPTAASRPFDRGRNGFVMSQGAAAILLESADSAASRGATPLAELAGFGAASDAHHPTNPHPGGRGAASAVVQAVSDAGLEPGDIDHINAHATGTPAGDRAELAAFDAALGEAGRTIPISATKSTTGHLLGASGVVEAIIATLTLRDQTLPPTLNLDDNEFPEWDIVAGHARDMSGGQDLAEAVVDTVLSTSFGFGGHNGAIILRRPHDPSTKERR from the coding sequence GTGCGCGACGTCATCATCACCGGACTCGGCGCCATCACCCCGAGCGGTCAGGACCCAGAGACCCTCTGGGAATCCGTGCGCACCGGCACCAGCGCCATCGACGTCCTCGCAGGTGAGCGGTTCGATGACCTGGCGGTGCGGATCGGCGGGCAGATCACGGACTTCGACGCCGAGGAGGTTCTGCCCCGGGCGCTCGCCCGTCGGCTCAGCCCCGTCCAGCACTGGGCGATCGCCGCGGCCGACCAGGCGCTGCGCGCAGGCGGCATCGAATCAGAGGCCGAGGACCTGCCCTGGGATCGTGACCGCACGGCCGTGATCGCGGCCACCGGCTCCGGACCCGTCGACGCCATGCAGGCGGCGACGCGCCGCCTCGACGCCGACGGCCCCAGGTCGGTGCCGCTGACCCTGTCCATCCACGGTGCACCGGATTCCGCGGCGGCGCTGATCAGCCAACGCTTCGATCTGCGCGGGCCCGGGCAGGGAGTCTCGGCGACCTGCGCCTCCGGGGCGATCGGCCTCGGCGAGGCGATGCGTCGCATCCGCCACGGCTACGCCGACGCCGTGCTCGTCGTCGGCATGGAAGACTGCCTCGGCCCGGTCAATCTTGCCTCGAATGCGAACATGCGCGCGCTCGCCGCCGGATACGAAGACGATCCGACCGCCGCCAGCCGTCCCTTCGACCGGGGCCGCAACGGCTTCGTCATGAGCCAAGGTGCGGCCGCGATCCTCCTCGAATCCGCCGACTCGGCGGCCTCACGTGGGGCGACGCCGCTGGCCGAGCTTGCCGGATTCGGTGCCGCCAGCGATGCCCACCACCCGACGAATCCGCATCCGGGCGGACGGGGCGCCGCCTCGGCGGTGGTCCAGGCTGTGAGCGATGCGGGGCTGGAACCCGGCGATATCGACCACATCAACGCCCACGCGACGGGCACACCGGCCGGCGACCGAGCCGAACTCGCCGCCTTCGACGCAGCCCTGGGGGAGGCCGGACGGACGATCCCGATCTCGGCCACGAAATCGACGACGGGGCACCTCCTCGGCGCATCGGGGGTCGTCGAGGCGATCATCGCAACCCTGACGCTGCGGGATCAGACGCTGCCCCCGACGCTCAACCTCGACGACAACGAGTTCCCCGAATGGGATATCGTCGCAGGTCACGCCCGTGACATGAGTGGTGGGCAGGACCTCGCCGAGGCGGTCGTGGACACCGTGCTGTCGACGTCGTTCGGATTCGGCGGGCACAACGGGGCGATCATTCTGCGCCGACCACACGACCCCTCGACGAAGGAGAGACGATGA